The Eurosta solidaginis isolate ZX-2024a chromosome 4, ASM4086904v1, whole genome shotgun sequence genome includes a window with the following:
- the LOC137249646 gene encoding uncharacterized protein, with translation MLTRSRYMSLLMGVWLIIHQMPSNSAQAPYDTKVDLGKILNLSASKESIERQKLVQSIRAEIENGLEKVAKLENVLYKLEKLDDTAKERKEIRNRALSGNPKSIGFQIEANDRTEDTTEVPFVGTTAKMTVTKEKGAKRVPGITKKPNAEDALDLLYTSDEPDISETYDDSINSIKERDIPSEFDDAAEEEEVENYTEQPAVEKRTENAQNLVKTLLEKLRYFIQSRIARDRFQLEKFFKQIESEHPDVLYIFKTFASVVSYKNPNEYDILSLFERIAKDKTPNALRLLANFLHATPPAGMQTEQKQIPGGTVAAAPIKGSEESDESAHLFGTQNYPRSLSEYFNVVIPHLLRKGNVF, from the exons ATGTTAACAAGATCCAGATACATGTCTCTTTTGATGGGCG TATGGTTGATCATCCATCAAATGCCGAGCAACAGTGCGCAAGCTCCGTATGACACGAAAGTAGACTTggggaaaattttaaacttgaGCGCCTCAAAAGAAAGCATTGAGCGGCAAAAATTAGTGCAAAGTATCAGAGCAGAGATTGAAAACGGTTTGGAAAAAGTTGCAAAACTAGAAAATGTATTATATAAACTTGAAAAGCTGGACGATACTGCTAAGGAACGTAAAGAAATACGAAATAGAGCTCTTAGCGGTAATCCAAAATCAATTGGTTTCCAAATTGAGGCTAATGATAGGACTGAAGATACTACCGAGGTGCCATTTGTTGGCACAACAGCAAAAATGACAGTAACAAAGGAAAAAGGTGCTAAGCGCGTGCCAGGTATAACTAAAAAACCGAACGCAGAGGATGCCTTGGATTTATTATACACTTCAGATGAGCCTGATATTTCAGAAACCTACGATGATTCAATTAATTCTATAAAGGAAAGAGATATACCGTCGGAATTTGACGATGCAGCTGAAGAAGAGGAAGTCGAAAATTACACAGAACAGCCTGCTGTTGAAAAACGAACAGAGAACGCGCAAAATTTAGTTAAAACTCTTTTGGAAAAACTACGTTATTTCATACAATCGCGTATTGCCCGAGACCGctttcaattagaaaaattttttaaacaaatcgaATCCGAACATCCAGATGTACTTTATATCTTTAAAACTTTCGCTAGTGTCGTTTCGTACAAAAATCCTAACGAGTACGATATTCTCAGTCTATTTGAAAGAATAGCAAAAGATAAAACTCCAAATGCTCTGCGCTTGCTGGCAAACTTTCTACATGCGACGCCACCTGCAGGGATGCAAACGGAGCAAAAACAGATTCCGGGAGGTACCGTAGCTGCAGCACCAATTAAAGGTTCTGAAGAAAGTGATGAAAGTGCACATCTTTTTGGTACTCAAAATTATCCGCGCTCATTGTCTGAATACTTCAATGTGGTTATACCGCATTTATTAAGAAAAGGAAACGTTTTTTAG